A section of the Rhodobacter sp. genome encodes:
- a CDS encoding PLDc N-terminal domain-containing protein, with protein sequence MEPTAAWLLSFALHYVLQLAVLVRALTRPEREPASRLAWLLVILAVPGLGVILYLLLGEVNPGRRVLARLRKLRAVLPTMPPGAETARVPDRGRAAFDRAASVNGFAPLGGNRATLAEGADDAMDALIADIDAATESVHILVYIWLDDTTGRALAAAATRAAGRGVAVRCMVDGLGSRRFLRSATWRALRGAGVRTGVAFSTRWSALRLLLGRIDIRNHRKLFVIDGRVVHVGSRNCADPAFAIKARFAPWVDILLRVEGPVAWQTQQLFVSDWAAHTGEDLSALLAVPVAAPGPAGQGEDGFPGLVFGSGPGFAANAVPDVAILALAAARHEVVISTPYFVPTMALDEQLRSAALRGVAVTLILPARNDSRFVGWASRAYYRGLLRDGVRVMEFRKGLLHAKTLTVDGQWTLIGSANLDRRSFELNFENNLLLSDAATTRAIRDRQARYIAQSDAIDAAAVARWSLPRRLLHNLAATISPVL encoded by the coding sequence ATGGAGCCGACCGCCGCCTGGTTGCTGTCGTTCGCGCTGCACTATGTGCTGCAACTGGCGGTGCTGGTGCGCGCGCTGACCCGCCCCGAGAGAGAGCCGGCCTCGCGGCTGGCCTGGTTGCTGGTGATTCTGGCGGTGCCCGGGCTGGGCGTGATCCTGTATCTGCTGCTGGGCGAGGTGAACCCGGGCCGCCGCGTGCTGGCGCGCCTGCGCAAGCTGCGCGCCGTCTTGCCGACCATGCCGCCCGGCGCCGAAACCGCGCGCGTTCCCGACCGCGGCCGCGCGGCCTTTGACAGGGCGGCCTCGGTCAACGGGTTCGCGCCGCTTGGCGGCAATCGGGCCACGCTGGCCGAAGGCGCGGACGACGCCATGGACGCGCTGATCGCGGATATCGACGCCGCGACCGAAAGCGTGCACATCCTGGTCTATATCTGGCTCGACGATACCACGGGGCGGGCCCTGGCCGCGGCCGCGACGCGCGCGGCCGGCCGCGGGGTGGCGGTGCGCTGCATGGTGGACGGGCTGGGCTCGCGCCGGTTTCTGCGCAGCGCGACCTGGCGGGCGCTGCGGGGCGCGGGGGTGCGCACGGGGGTTGCGTTCAGCACGCGCTGGTCGGCGCTCAGGCTGCTGCTGGGCCGCATCGACATCCGCAACCACCGCAAGCTGTTCGTCATCGACGGCCGCGTCGTCCATGTCGGCAGCCGCAACTGCGCCGATCCCGCCTTTGCCATCAAGGCGCGCTTCGCGCCCTGGGTGGACATCCTCTTGCGGGTCGAGGGCCCGGTGGCCTGGCAGACCCAGCAATTGTTCGTCTCGGACTGGGCGGCGCATACCGGCGAGGACCTGTCGGCCCTGCTTGCGGTTCCGGTAGCGGCGCCGGGGCCGGCGGGGCAGGGCGAGGACGGGTTTCCCGGGCTGGTGTTCGGCTCGGGGCCCGGCTTCGCCGCGAACGCCGTGCCCGATGTGGCGATCCTGGCCCTGGCCGCCGCGCGCCACGAGGTGGTGATCTCGACCCCGTATTTCGTGCCGACGATGGCGCTGGACGAGCAGTTGCGCTCGGCCGCGCTGCGCGGTGTCGCGGTGACGCTGATCCTGCCCGCGCGCAACGATTCGCGCTTTGTCGGTTGGGCCAGCCGGGCCTATTACCGCGGGCTCCTGCGCGACGGGGTGCGGGTGATGGAGTTCCGCAAGGGGCTGCTGCACGCCAAGACGCTCACCGTGGACGGGCAGTGGACGCTGATCGGGTCGGCCAACCTGGACCGGCGCAGTTTCGAGCTGAACTTCGAGAACAACCTGCTGCTCAGCGATGCCGCGACCACCCGGGCGATCCGCGACCGGCAGGCGCGCTACATCGCCCAGAGCGACGCGATCGACGCGGCGGCCGTCGCGCGCTGGTCGCTGCCGCGGCGTTTGCTGCACAATCTGGCCGCGACGATCAGCCCGGTGCTGTAA